CGATCCTCACGATTTCACCTCGCGGGGTGTCGATCACGTAAAAGTAGCCGTGCCTGGAAAGCAGACACCTAGTGAACGCATAGTCAAACGGTAATACTGTCGGCGGTTGAAGCATCGCCATTTTTCGGCAAAAAGTAAAACTTAATCTCGGTTGTCCGTTTTTCTTATGCTCTCGATCAGGTTCAATGATGTAGTGAATGGCTTTTTGAATGATCCCAACAGCAATGGTAAGTCGATCGTCGATCTGGATATGTTCACCGGTGTTGTAATGTTCTCCATTCCTGCAGGGAAGCTGATAGGTGTGCACTGTACCCACGGCCTGAATCGTACCGGCTATTTAGTTTGTGCGTATATGATCCTGGAACTGGGCTATAATCCGATGGATGCGATAAACTTGTTCAACGACTACCGTGGCCACAACATGGAACGGCCAAACTATCTGCAAAGTTTGCGCAGTATGGTACCGAGGAGGAACGCCGGTGGGCCGAGAGGGCACGGTGTGGTACCGCGGCGACACGATATTCAATCTTGGCGACTTAAAAAAAGATCACCTTCCTGCGAGGTGCAAGGCAGAGCGGTGAGGGCGCAAGAAAGGATAAACTGGCGACAGGATAGGACGCATCAGCAGCACAATTTCGGACCGAGGAGAGATTATGTTGAAGCTAGGCAGCAGCACGGCCCACGGCCGTACGATAGGGCACAGTATAGGTACGATGATAATTACCACCGAAATTCGCAGCGTTCACCGGACCATGGGGAAAGATATGATCCCGCGATCAGACGCGTTGTCCGTTCCCGGGAACATAACTTCCGAACGCCAGCTCATCGGCATCCGGCAGCACacgaaaaagtaaaacacataAGGTTTGAATGAGCTCTAGAATGTTTTGCATTAAGAGTGCAGACAATTTTCATTTCGGTTTCCGCTGGGTTACATAAACTTAAAATTAATATGATCAATGACGTGGAGAAACAAagtaaagaagcaaaaaaaaacgcaaaaacacacacaacatgaCAATACTTTCTTAACACTGGGAAGCAGGTGAAGAAGCACGAAAGAAAACTAAAAGAAAAGTGTGAATATCGGTGCTGCTTTTGGCTCTGGAGCTTCAATCCACCcacaaaatgatgatgattcgcGCGCGCGTGCACACTTGCGCGTTGCAGAAGAGAATGATCGTCCGTGTTGTCGCATAATTTCCACGATGATTGGCACTATCGTTGTGCCGTTGTTGTACGCCAAGAATGTCGAACCTACCAGTGTCACATTCCTTTCCCgatcggttgttgttttgctaacGATTGTATTACGCTGCCCCACGAATCTCGATCGTTCATTCTTAACTTCATTGTGGGCGCATGGTACAGTGTGTGCCAATTTTGTAACTCTACTATTCGGAGCTACAGTGCGACAACAGTGGGCCTTTTTTCCtattaaatttgtttgattttatgtttcacaAAATAGTTTACATTTAAATTCAGCACGTGTGGATGGAAGAAGGAGTGTCTCAGCATTGTCAAAGGAGGAACTCACGGTTTACAGGTGACTATCTTGAAACACAAATTTAATCATTATAGTTTAAAAACCGTCCCATCTGATTTCTATCATGATTTGAAATTCTGAACTCTACTTAATGTTCTACATATTTTTCCTGTCGTATCGTACGAAGCTGTTAGTTTTTCTTAATTAAAATCTTTATTTTTGTCTTAAAAATTGGTCATTGTAATTTTGCTGcaagtttaaatttaattttcattaaacttACCGGAAAGCATGTGATCAGCATGTGATCAGCATGTGATCAGTATGTAGACGACAGGGGTTGCGACGCTGCAAATGATGAAGCGAGCGAAGGTGTTACCCAACGTAGGTCAAAATGTTAACTCTTACTGTCAGAAAAACGAGAGATAGGAAAATatgttatttcaatttttgtaAATACAATTATCTGCATCACAAAAggttgcattttattttttgttcagaCCTGAAAAAAGACGATATTGTCGAAATTGTGAACGGGAAATTAAATATTGCGAACTAAAACTAAACTAGTTGTATAAACTGTTCCACAGAATGTGTGCAATAAATCGTGTAGAAAAGAGCCGTTTGTCTCAAACGCGATCGCGAACGAgcgaaacgaaatgaagcAATGTACAACAAACGCAACGTTTGGGTGCTAACCGGGAAGGATCGATTAGCCCAGGGAAATGGCAAGGGAAAGGAaagtgagcgtgtgtgtgtctgtgattGTAAGCGATAAGAAAGCGAAGAGGAAAAACGCTCGCATCGCAGGGCGCGGACTCAAGAGACGACACTCTCAGCCTCAAAGACAAAACAACAAGAGGATGGGACAACAGAGAGAAGGAGGAGGAAGcatgacaaaaacaaaaaaaaaaacaaaacaaaacgacaacGCGACTACGCGATAGGGACCCGCCGCGCGCGTACATTACAATAAAGGGCCACCccgataacaaaaaaaaaaaatagtttgcaTTATTCATGAAACATACGTCCTCAACGGCACAacaaagggaaaggaaaatgtgtGATGGAAAAGCAGTACCACCAAGCGTGCGAGCGGGAAAGGCAAAAACAATCTTCCAGCGGCAAAACACAGGCACAGTAATGAAGCGTTAGCCCCAAACCGCGTTGGGTTGGAGAAGCGAAAAGCGGGTTTGGGCTAAAAAGTGaagacaaaacacaaaaaaaaaaacgaagtaaaATATACATATTTCCGAGCACACAACACAGCCAAAACCAAACCCACTCCAACCAAAGCGCTCCCAAGCGTGCGTTGCGCCCCGAAGTCGTCACACAGAAGACAAACGGAGAAAAGTTGACAAAAGTTGATGAAATTGACGAAAAGCAATGAGAAAATATATGAGAAATGCATGTTGGTAACGGCCAAGGCAAACATCACTCAATCAGATAACGAGATAAATGGTTAATGAGTGTGATCGAGACGGAAGGATGATATATACATATCATCATCGTTTGGCGCAGACGGAAAACAGGGACAGGGGGGCGGTAGATGGCACCCCGAACGGAAAGGACGTATAGTGTGCCGGGAGCCGGCGATGGACGGCGAATGAAGCCGAaagccgtgtgtgtgtgtcgaccGACGTGACAAGTAGAAAGCCCGCAGTAGAGCCCTTTCGCCCGGGCCGCGGATTGTGGGGGCGTCCGTccaggcgtgtgtgtgtgtgtgtgctggaaaTTGAAGTGCCATTTGCCAGTAACGCCCTTGGGCCGTTtgacattttacatttttacagCCCGGCTGTCGGCTGGCGGAATCGGTTGGATGGAGCGGGTGttgaaatgggaaaaatggaGGAAATGCTCCAAAATGCCAATCGGGTTTTCTAAAATGCCGACGAAGTCGAAACGCCACTGCTGATGATTGCTTTGGttttgggtgattttttttttgttgagttttcttttgcgtttgTGCCACGGTTTTGTCAATCTTTCGCTAAATTGAAGAAATGGAcaggttttggttttggctGCCCTGAAAAGTAGTGAGATTTTCCgttcgaaaggggaaaattgGAAAGGAATTGACTATTTGATGAACCTCCCATTCTCGACCACGGGCACACAGGGACTTTCCATTTAACAGCACTCGCTCATAAACACAATTCACTTTTATCACCGGCAGGCGGCCTAATCATGCAAGGTACACCTTATTGTAAGATATAAAATGCTCCTTCCCCTTACTTTCCTTCATTTGTTTCGAATTGCGAATCCATCacttttatttgtcaaattaaATCGTTAAACCACAAGCGTagattgaatgttttttgttttgctttagaaAGTTGTTTATTCAACTTTCacttcattttccattttgcatttaattttctatttcatcaATCAGGGTTTAACAACACAATTAAATTTCTCTTATTCTAAATACTAATTCTTATTCTATGCTTATCATTTCAGAGCTCAAAAGAAAAGTTCATTCATCTTTGGGGATTTATAGCTCTAAATAAGAAAAGAGGCGAACTACTACTACCAGATAAGCTAAGACGTCCTTGATCGTCcctgtcgatcaagcagaagATCTTGCTTTGATTTTCGGTTTCGGAAAGAGCGGAAGacttatttttcttccacaaTTAAAGCAGGAGAGAGCGTGGCAGGTAAGCAGAATCTTATTGTGAATCTTGTTatgttctgtgtttttttaatctttcGTCCATTGTAGTCCGAGTCTTTATCATTCCCATTGCGCCTGTCATTCATTCATGTTGatgaaattcattcataagTCGCTCATTCATCACGCGTTCGTTGGGCGCGTGGAATggatttaaatatttgcatgAGCTCTTATCGCGCTGCTGTGATTACTGGCCGATGACCTTGATATTGTGCCGGTTGACTGCTATTAATTGAAGAGTAATTTAactgttttgttgaaaaatattttattttagaattttttCCTAAGCATTAGATGAACTATTTGTGACAGTTGATGTGTATGTATATCAGTGCTTAAATACTTTTACTCTTCAGCGCATGTTTGATACGTAATAGTTGTAATAACCCCTTTCTAGCGGGGTTCACCGTGAAGAAATAAGCGGGAAACTTCCGAGGCACGAAAAAGGCTGAGTACATACGCTGCGCGTAAGTGTTTGCGTGTGCACTCGTGCGCAATAGTGAGCGTCATTTTCCCACAGTACCGATCATGCATCCTCACATCCCCGGTTTTGGGGGCGAAGGGGGTCTTCAACGCACTAAAGGGCTTAAGCAACGCGAGGAACGCGGATGAggtctggtttttttttcggggccGAGGAGAGTTGGCGACCCCGTCGCTGGAATGGGCCGGCTTGATTTAAGCAGACCAAACAGAGCAAACAAATGTGTGTGCCGGATAAGGTGGTGGGGAGGCTTGGGGGGTCGCTGTT
The Anopheles moucheti chromosome 2, idAnoMoucSN_F20_07, whole genome shotgun sequence genome window above contains:
- the LOC128296878 gene encoding RNA/RNP complex-1-interacting phosphatase homolog, which codes for MRGSIPDRWLAYSCYGRTLINKFVALKVPLSSRRTAVPSGMRFTPEDAVKLFPFGLIIDLTNTNRYYDPHDFTSRGVDHVKVAVPGKQTPSERIVKRFNDVVNGFLNDPNSNGKLIGVHCTHGLNRTGYLVCAYMILELGYNPMDAINLFNDYRGHNMERPNYLQSLRSMVPRRNAGGPRGHGVVPRRHDIQSWRLKKRSPSCEVQGRAVRAQERINWRQDRTHQQHNFGPRRDYVEARQQHGPRPYDRAQYRYDDNYHRNSQRSPDHGERYDPAIRRVVRSREHNFRTPAHRHPAAHEKVKHIRFE